CCTCATCCCTCGATCTGTCCCATCAACTTCTTGTGCTCGATGTGGCCCGCCGCCACGCGCAGGCCGGAGGCGGGGTGCTCGCCATCCTCCATGACCTGAACCTGGCGGCCATGGCCGCGGACGTGCTGGTGGTGGTGGAGAACGGCCGCATCGTCGCGGCCGGCCCGCCGGCTGAGGTGCTCACCGATGACCTGCTGCGCACCGTCTTCGGCGTGGCGGCGCGGATGAATGCGGTGCCGGCTGGCCCCTTCCTGCTGCCCCAGTCGGTTCTCGGATCCGTGGGCGCAGCCCCGCGTTGATGGCTTGCGGCGGCGGCGGAGGCGGGCTTTCCTCCCTGCCTCGCAGTTACCGCACCGCAGGAGCCGTCATGACCCATCCCGCTCTCACCCCCGGCCATGTGGCCGTCGTCACCGGCGGCGCCTCCGGCATCGGCCTCGCGGCGGCCCGGCGCTTTCTCGGCCTCGGCCTGAAGGTGGCCATTGCCGATCTGCCCGGCGATGCGCTGGCGGAGGCGGAGCGCTCGCTCACCGCGGAAGCTCCGCCCGGCGCGACCCATGTGCTGGCCGTGCCCACCGACGTAGCCGAACCCGGCGCGCTGGAGCATCTGGAGCAGACGGTGCGGGGCGCCTTCGGAACGGTGGACGTACTCATGAACAATGCGGGCATCCAGCCCGGCAGCACCACCTTCGACACCGAGCGCCACTGGCGGCGCATCATGGCGGTCAATCTGTGGGGCATCATCGAGGGCAGCCAGATCTTCGCGCCCGGCATGATCGCGCAAGGCCGTGCGGGCCTCATCATCAATACCGGCTCCAAGCAGGGCATCACCACCCCGCCCGGCGACCCCGCCTACAACGTCTCCAAGG
This genomic interval from Aquabacter sp. L1I39 contains the following:
- a CDS encoding SDR family NAD(P)-dependent oxidoreductase produces the protein MTHPALTPGHVAVVTGGASGIGLAAARRFLGLGLKVAIADLPGDALAEAERSLTAEAPPGATHVLAVPTDVAEPGALEHLEQTVRGAFGTVDVLMNNAGIQPGSTTFDTERHWRRIMAVNLWGIIEGSQIFAPGMIAQGRAGLIINTGSKQGITTPPGDPAYNVSKAGVKAFTEALQHELRNTPGCRITAHLLIPGFVFTGLTARGRSEKPAGAWTPDETVDFMLERLEAGDFYILCPDNDVPRALDERRILWAAGDIVENRPPLSRWHPDYAEAFKAFVER